A DNA window from Eremothecium cymbalariae DBVPG#7215 chromosome 3, complete sequence contains the following coding sequences:
- the INO4 gene encoding Ino4p (similar to Ashbya gossypii AEL080C), with product MAIGKVTKKRVSSNVIDADVTSSKVIFQEKDASREKLSHNQKRVNHVTSEQRRREILREYYDRLVKIVPDLEESENRSEWQIYVKTKNYLHWLYTRNEQLRKHLNYFNVTCPEHLVWEYREV from the exons ATGGCTATCGGTAAGGTAACAAAGAAGAGAGTATCATCTAACGTCATTGATGCGGATGTCACTTCTTCCAAGGTGATATTCCAAGAAAAAGACGCATCTAGAGAAAAGCTCAGTCATAACCAAAAACGTGTAAATCATGTAACCAGTGAACAAAGACGTCGTGAGATTCTGAGGGAGTATTACGATCGGTTAGTCAAGATAGTGCCTGATCTTGAGGAGTCTGAAAATAGGTCTGAATGGCAGATATACGTAAAAA CGAAAAACTACTTGCATTGGCTCTATACAAGGAATGAGCAGCTGCGGAAACACTTGAATTACTTTAATGTCACATGTCCCGAACACCTAGTTTGGGAATATCGTGAAGTTTGA
- the ETR1 gene encoding enoyl-[acyl-carrier-protein] reductase (similar to Ashbya gossypii AEL081W): MQAFSSTFRRLMSSKQLPKSFKSVIYSAHDIADCTQVLKVQNYVPKERLEESILLRTLAFPINPSDINQLQGVYPSKPEKVLDYSTKEPSAIAGNEGVFEVLSVPREESSLKVGDWVIPLHSNTGTWSNYRTFMDSKSLIKVNGLDLYSAATISVNGCTAYQLVNDYIDWDPKGNEWLIQNAGTSGVSKIVTQIAKANGIKTLSVIRDRDNFEEVAKELEQRYGATKVISESQNSDKHFSASELPQILGPNAKIRLALNSVGGKSSASIARKLSPNSTMLTYGGMSKQPVTLPTSLFIFNGLKSLGYWITENTKKEPDSKVATVKKILKLYENGHLVSPEPDVNVLEWDVDEFSDEQLLNLVKKGIKDSGKNVVVLKW, encoded by the coding sequence ATGCAAGCGTTCAGTTCCACATTTCGAAGGCTAATGTCGAGCAAACAACTTCCTAAATCATTCAAGTCGGTAATTTATTCTGCTCACGATATAGCAGATTGTACCCAGGTTCTAAAGGTTCAAAATTATGTACCAAAGGAGAGGCTCGAGGAATCTATTTTGTTGCGCACATTAGCTTTCCCTATCAATCCGTCAGATATCAATCAATTGCAAGGTGTTTATCCTTCGAAGCCGGAGAAGGTCCTTGATTATTCAACCAAGGAGCCTAGTGCCATAGCAGGTAATGAAGGTGTTTTTGAGGTTTTATCTGTTCCAAGAGAGGAATCTTCTCTTAAAGTTGGTGACTGGGTTATTCCATTACATTCCAACACGGGGACGTGGTCCAATTATCGGACATTCATGGATAGCAAATCGTTGATTAAAGTAAATGGGTTAGACTTGTATTCTGCAGCGACTATTTCTGTGAATGGCTGCACTGCTTACCAGTTGGTTAATGATTACATTGATTGGGATCCTAAAGGTAACGAATGGTTGATTCAAAATGCTGGTACTTCTGGTGTTTCCAAAATTGTAACCCAAATAGCAAAGGCGAATGGAATCAAGACATTGAGCGTTATAAGAGATAGGGACAATTTTGAAGAGGTTGCGAAGGAACTCGAGCAACGGTACGGTGCCACTAAGGTAATTAGCGAGTCTCAGAACTCAGATAAGCATTTTTCAGCTTCCGAGCTTCCCCAGATATTGGGCCCTAATGCCAAGATTAGATTGGCATTAAACTCGGTAGGTGGTAAATCTAGTGCTTCAATTGCTAGGAAGCTAAGCCCTAACTCCACAATGTTAACATATGGAGGTATGTCCAAACAACCTGTCACCTTACCAACTTCCCtattcatttttaatgGATTGAAATCGTTAGGTTACTGGATTACCGAAAACACTAAGAAAGAACCCGATTCCAAAGTGGCCACTgtcaaaaaaatactgaAGCTATACGAAAATGGCCATCTTGTTTCACCAGAACCTGATGTTAATGTCCTAGAATGGGATGTTGACGAATTTTCTGATGAACAATTGTTAAATCTAGTCAAAAAGGGGATTAAAGATAGCGGTAAGAATGTGGTGGTGCTAAAATGGTAA
- a CDS encoding alpha-mannosyltransferase (similar to Ashbya gossypii AEL082W), with translation MSASFRHIAHLWRRKSMKKTFQLVLLSVLLSSFLVFLYGVMVPTFDMHSNNNLLNLRYRTPYVMVHSYPEHYKEFINQVVTAVQESAPVDELKLLQDDNCQHRRVSIDEGKHEVLLQLTEAELSKCLHVSDDIKSKMMASHLQFKEYVQGTLMKSLANLESYPYKGDGVIIMAGGEHTLSAMASIKAIRQNGGIIMRRSVPIQIVIPSKKQDDEVFCTKVLPMLDPTGLSTCLFFEDIFDSDVLNKIESSQYKSLALIVSSFRRVLLLDSDTFVVNSIDGYFHHSQLKENGMILWPDYWRRLHHPDLYKIVGINVHADTRLRFSVDDSSPKVLYESPKGDSPFPFHDSENAIPDGSTASGPLLIDKQIHLDTIIMSLYYSFNGPSLYYPLLGCDQGSECEKDTFALAAHALYPDTPKYYQVKTPSAHEGHWENITTGVRILDEELASTNSDEGKTFRKVAMLLYDYIEDTEFARLAREIIKENADTLLESFKNDGNAHHANRKTFKPRDINDLETNDELRADFWKKHNDVYHIQDFLLFFDFIPMKFIRSLSPSYNPWKLLTTGDMQFDAARALKGHENDPKYKPAHSGHYRMYSSGISTVTNYDLELANWSLFENFVCNSKAFTYRDYGYLKQQIENTKDPALEYKKMCKYIRNRVKYLRNTTWKDSTS, from the coding sequence ATGTCCGCTTCTTTTAGGCACATTGCTCATCTTTGGCGCAGGAAATCTATGAAGAAGACGTTCCAGTTGGTTTTGTTATCTGTTTTACTTTCGAGTTTCCTTGTGTTTTTATATGGGGTTATGGTTCCTACTTTCGATATGCACAGCAATAATAACCTCTTAAATTTAAGGTACAGAACACCGTATGTTATGGTGCATTCATATCCGGAACATTATAAGGAATTTATCAATCAGGTGGTGACTGCTGTGCAAGAAAGTGCACCTGTTGACGAACTAAAGCTGTTACAAGATGACAATTGTCAACATAGAAGGGTTTCTATCGATGAAGGCAAACATGAAGTATTGCTACAACTAACTGAGGCGGAACTATCAAAATGTTTACATGTATCTGATGATATAAAGTCAAAAATGATGGCGAGTCATTTGCAGTTTAAGGAATACGTCCAAGGTACGCTTATGAAGTCCTTGGCCAATCTAGAATCGTATCCTTACAAGGGGGACGGCGTTATAATTATGGCTGGGGGCGAACATACCCTATCTGCTATGGCTTCCATTAAAGCGATTAGACAAAACGGTGGCATTATCATGAGAAGATCAGTTCCTATTCAGATTGTCATTCCTTCGAAAAAACAGGACGACGAAGTGTTCTGCACCAAGGTACTTCCAATGTTGGATCCTACAGGTCTCTCTACatgtttgttttttgaagatatttttgacaGTGATGTGTTGAATAAGATCGAAAGTTCCCAGTATAAGTCATTAGCTTTAATAGTTTCATCTTTCAGAAGGGTATTACTCTTGGATAGCGACACTTTTGTTGTTAATTCGATTGATGGTTATTTCCACCATAGTCAACTTAAAGAAAATGGTATGATCTTATGGCCTGACTACTGGCGCAGGTTACACCATCCAGATCTCTATAAAATTGTTGGGATAAATGTGCATGCTGACACTCGGTTAAGATTTAGTGTCGATGATTCGTCACCTAAAGTACTCTATGAGTCACCTAAAGGTGATTCGCCTTTCCCATTTCATGATTCGGAGAATGCAATTCCAGATGGAAGTACAGCAAGTGGACCGTTGCTTATTGATAAACAAATTCATTTGGATACCATAATTATGTCATTATACTACAGTTTTAATGGACCGTCGTTATACTACCCGTTACTTGGCTGCGATCAAGGTTCAGAATGTGAAAAAGATACCTTTGCATTAGCAGCTCATGCTTTATATCCCGATACCCCAAAGTACTATCAGGTTAAAACTCCATCTGCTCATGAAGGCCACTGGGAAAATATAACTACTGGGGTACGGATCTTAGATGAAGAGCTAGCTTCGACAAACAGCGATGAGGGCAAAACTTTCCGCAAAGTTGCAATGCTTCTATATGATTATATAGAGGACACAGAGTTTGCAAGGCTAGCCAGGGAAATTATCAAGGAGAACGCCGATACGCTACTGGaatccttcaaaaatgaCGGGAATGCCCACCATGCTAATCGTAAAACCTTCAAGCCGAGAGATATCAATGATTTAGAAACAAATGACGAACTTAGAGCAgatttttggaagaaaCATAATGACGTATATCATATTCAGGATTTCCTGCTTTTCTTTGACTTCATACCCATGAAATTCATACGTTCCCTTTCACCATCTTACAACCCTTGGAAATTGTTAACTACTGGTGACATGCAGTTCGATGCTGCAAGAGCATTAAAAGGTCATGAAAATGACCCAAAATACAAACCAGCTCATTCTGGTCACTACAGAATGTATAGCTCCGGTATTTCGACGGTTACAAATTATGATTTGGAATTAGCCAATTGGTCcttatttgaaaactttgtCTGTAACAGCAAGGCATTCACTTACAGGGACTATGGGTatttaaaacaacaaattgaaaatacAAAAGACCCTGCCCTTGAATACAAGAAGATGtgtaaatatattagaaaTCGCGTAAAATACTTAAGAAATACAACCTGGAAAGATAGCACATCCTGA
- a CDS encoding uncharacterized protein (similar to Ashbya gossypii AEL083C-A) encodes MAYYHKMMREDTNRIKYIRSNKNSNDINININININKRSSLNGKLSKGKVIKYWSVVKRHLIDTGDIYQDEHLVYSGGGVILKDNIQDPIVPVYQPTSSDDFINKKLFQNNLTAAQIQKRKQEDLEIQVKNEIFLETSEQRLKRFTRGYRRSQNMEITPPLTDSSASLSSSSGKSGTSELGSTNGIRKWGTIQLKRVIIPLDEKVHTPFSFQVSSI; translated from the coding sequence ATGGCATACTACCACAAAATGATGAGAGAGGATACCAACAGAATAAAATACATAAGGAGCAACAAAAACAGCAACGAtatcaatatcaatatcaatatcaacATTAACAAGAGGAGCAGTTTAAATGGTAAATTAAGTAAGGGCAAAGTTATAAAATACTGGTCTGTCGTCAAAAGACATCTAATTGATACTGGAGATATCTATCAAGATGAACATTTAGTGTATTCTGGGGGTGGGGTTATATTGAAAGATAATATTCAAGATCCAATTGTGCCAGTATACCAACCGACAAGCTCAGATGACTTCATTAACAAGAAGCTATTTCAGAATAACTTGACAGCAGCTCAGATTCAGAAAAGGAAACAGGAGGATTTAGAAATCCAGGTTAAAAATgagatttttttggaaacCTCCGAACAGCGGTTGAAGAGATTTACCAGAGGTTATCGAAGGTCACAAAACATGGAAATCACGCCGCCCTTAACGGATAGCTCGGCAAGCctatcttcatcctcaggGAAATCAGGCACCTCTGAGTTGGGCAGCACAAACGGTATAAGGAAATGGGGAACAATTCAATTGAAGAGGGTTATCATACCTTTAGATGAAAAGGTTCACACACCTTTTTCCTTTCAAGTATCTTCTATCTAG
- the YPK3 gene encoding putative protein kinase YPK3 (similar to Ashbya gossypii AEL083W), producing MTLFKFDEEISKFTSNGSCVILPDELDDTQSNNSHHQEYGSYVDEPSQELPWYKNLMSANPTALPSKNEPSTSPIFHPGTSSNNKGNTTSTRIRRRSSLYNKFPINTPPNTTRFSLSVEEEPAIQEFYRSSPDFKTKHAPRKLEDFKPIRVLGKGAYGKVLLVKDQLTNKLYAIKQLKKAEILITQQEGIDEYADEDNTINTTIKKRVERTFAERSILSQLEHPNIVKLFYSFHDHHRLYLLLQYIPGGELFYHLKEQGTLDETTVAFYAAELSCALKFLHGKGIVYRDLKPENCLLNERGHLVLTDFGLSKKSVHQPDYPISGESVNELYSIIGTPEYCAPEILEGLPYTQNCDWYSLGSLAYDMLIGKPPFTGINHKVILSKIQREKSVKLPSYLSDGMKDYLNALLKKDTLKRWDVDIFWNKEGPKTKKKKAGQTKTTAYQSHFIFRKINWKLMENGELQKTTVGPILPVITDWELAENFDSEFTERRLDSEDFQANGIAIQDHRTKYFNEPNKNDIFKGFSFVASRSYLDRYF from the coding sequence ATGactcttttcaaatttgatgaagaaatttcGAAGTTTACCAGTAACGGGTCGTGTGTCATTTTGCCTGATGAGCTAGATGACACACAGAGCAATAATAGTCACCATCAAGAGTATGGTTCATACGTCGATGAGCCCTCACAAGAGTTACCATGGTATAAAAATTTAATGTCTGCTAATCCAACGGCGTTGCCGTCTAAGAATGAACCATCAACTTCTCCGATATTTCATCCAGGCACATCTTCTAATAATAAGGGCAATACGACATCGACACGCATTAGAAGGAGGTCTTCGctttataataaattcCCCATTAATACTCCACCAAATACGACAAGGTTTTCTTTATCAGTAGAGGAAGAGCCGGCTATTCAAGAGTTTTATCGGAGCAGCCCagacttcaaaacaaaacatGCCCCCAGGAAACTCGAGGATTTCAAACCAATAAGGGTATTGGGGAAAGGTGCCTACGGCAAAGTTCTATTGGTGAAGGACCAGTTGACCAACAAGCTTTATGCAATTAAACAGTTGAAAAAGGCAGAAATATTGATTACACAGCAGGAAGGAATAGATGAATATGCAGATGAAGACAACACAATAAACACAACAATCAAGAAAAGAGTAGAACGTACTTTTGCTGAACGGTCTATACTTTCCCAATTGGAACACCCAAATATTGTCAagttattttattcatttCATGACCATCACAGactttatcttcttttacAATATATTCCAGGTGGTGAGTTATTTTATCATTTAAAGGAGCAAGGTACTTTGGACGAAACTACTGTCGCATTCTACGCTGCAGAACTTAGCTGTGCACTAAAGTTTTTGCATGGAAAAGGTATAGTTTACAGGGATTTAAAGCCCGAGAATTGTTTGTTAAATGAAAGGGGCCATTTAGTGTTGACGGACTTTGGTCTTTCTAAGAAAAGTGTTCACCAACCGGATTATCCAATATCAGGTGAATCTGTGAACGAATTATATTCTATTATTGGAACTCCTGAATATTGTGCACCAGAAATTTTAGAGGGTCTGCCTTATACACAAAACTGCGACTGGTATTCGCTAGGAAGCTTGGCATATGACATGTTAATTGGAAAGCCGCCCTTTACAGGAATTAATCACAAGGTAATATTAAGTAAAATTCAGAGAGAAAAAAGTGTCAAGTTACCTAGCTACCTTAGCGATGGGATGAAAGATTACTTGAATgcattgttgaaaaaggacACCTTAAAGAGGTGGGATGTCgatattttttggaataaGGAGGGTCCAAAAActaagaaaaagaaggcAGGACAAACCAAGACTACTGCTTATCAATCACATTTTATATTTCGTAAAATTAATTGGAAACTAATGGAGAACGGTGAGTTGCAGAAAACTACAGTTGGTCCTATATTGCCTGTTATTACAGATTGGGAATTGGCCGAGAATTTTGATTCAGAGTTTACTGAACGGAGGTTGGATAGCGAAGACTTTCAAGCAAATGGTATAGCTATTCAAGATCATCGcacaaaatattttaacgaaccaaacaaaaatgatatatttaaggGCTTCAGTTTTGTAGCAAGTAGAAGTTACCTAGATAGGTACTTCTGA
- the CDS1 gene encoding phosphatidate cytidylyltransferase (similar to Ashbya gossypii AEL084W), with product MTTKKPGKSMCKEKTVDGDYVDSSTDTKMSATSEGTPAMLAKESKTYNFVVRTIWTMIMISGFFVTLALGHFWCVMLILGCQIATFKECIAVTGQSGREKNLPLTRTLNWYFLFTTIYYLDGRSLLKFFKDNSMNYGLFSFVASNHKFISYCLYVLGFIVFVCSLRKGFLKFQFATLCITHMVLLLVVFQAHLIINNVLNGLIWFLLPCGLVIVNDIFAYLCGITFGRTKLIAISPKKTLEGFIGAWFFTALASIVLTRLLTPYSYMTCPVRDIHTNFFTPLNCDINPVFIPQEYRLPPILFERFDILSITIKPIYLHALNLATFASLFAPFGGFFASGLKRTFKVKDFGHSIPGHGGITDRVDCQFMMGSFMNLYFETFINEKRITVETVLSTIIMNFDERQIIQLIDSLNHILFNNGSISEGVFQRLSKLYDL from the coding sequence ATGACAACTAAAAAGCCTGGGAAAAGTATGTGCAAGGAAAAGACTGTTGATGGTGATTATGTGGATTCAAGCACAGATACAAAAATGTCCGCGACTAGCGAAGGAACTCCTGCGATGTTAGCGAAAGAATCCAAGACTTATAATTTTGTTGTACGTACCATATGGACCATGATAATGATTAGTGGGTTCTTTGTGACGCTTGCTTTGGGTCATTTCTGGTGTGTTATGTTAATCTTGGGTTGCCAGATAGCGACATTTAAAGAATGTATTGCGGTTACTGGGCAATCGGGACGGGAGAAGAATTTGCCATTGACTAGAACACTGAAttggtattttttatttactactatttattatttggatGGTAGGTCGCTTTTAAAATTCTTTAAGGACAATTCTATGAACTATGGGCTGTTTAGTTTTGTTGCTTCCAACCACAAGTTTATtagttactgtttatacGTTCTCGGGTttattgtatttgtttGCAGTTTGAGAAAAGGgtttttaaagtttcaatTTGCAACTTTATGCATCACACATATGGTGTTATTGCTCGTCGTTTTCCAGGCACATttaattattaataatgtgCTAAATGGGTTAATATGGTTCCTTTTGCCTTGTGGACTTGTTATTGTTAATGACATTTTTGCGTACTTATGTGGAATTACCTTTGGTCGCACCAAGTTAATTGCAATCTCACCTAAAAAGACCCTAGAAGGCTTTATAGGTGCATGGTTTTTCACTGCACTTGCTTCAATTGTATTGACCAGGTTGTTAACCCCGTATTCATACATGACGTGCCCTGTGAGAGATATTCACACGAACTTTTTCACTCCATTGAACTGCGATATCAACCCAGTGTTCATTCCTCAAGAGTATAGGCTACCTCCAATCTTATTTGAACGTTTCGACATTCTTTCAATCACCATAAAGCCGATATATTTGCATGCTTTAAACCTTGCAACTTTTGCGTCTCTCTTCGCACCTTTTGGTGGATTTTTTGCATCTGGATTAAAGAGAACATTTAAAGTTAAGGACTTTGGCCATTCAATTCCGGGACATGGTGGTATTACCGATAGAGTTGACTGCCAGTTTATGATGGGATCTTTTATGAACTTGTACTTTGAGACATTTAtaaatgaaaaaagaataacGGTAGAAACTGTATTATCAACTATCATAATGAACTTTGATGAACGTCAAATCATACAGTTAATCGACTCTTTGAATCAcattttattcaacaatggCAGCATTTCAGAAGGAGTCTTTCAAAGACTTTCTAAATTGTACGATCTTTAA
- the PRP9 gene encoding SF3a splicing factor complex subunit PRP9 (similar to Ashbya gossypii AEL085W), which produces MSLLEEKRAILEELELIEDAISDRIARNPEVFYSYIHELSIVNSDEKVLSNIPNVDITANRVYMIKKSKRSRKQILLQQHEISKFLSYYLKNVKKLNGYKNDNVDEFKDHNQNFELFRDQIQRIKEKYAEESNSEAFDASLEARKYQYTMFSNSNHQKKDILSLEGQSIDINKKFSWEEHYGEYLHLDQYHQEYLNIVKNANVSLLQFIGFLQTFCDHGHLKNPPVDRNSKIYHGFLERLLKYVNSFFESAFPLINHVQFQKRIKNSFVEYTSTPIEDSSRGCLCVACGKWFKAITVYTSHLQGRKHLNNLKCRRRSLMVEYTLQNLFTCLNKELVSTKSFVERKYAFTVEERIQELAKLRDAYNANAYGDHEREDSQEDLSVSSSKETPPDDNNPLNLPLGPDGYPIPYWLYKLQGLDIEYTCEICGNHLYKGRRVFERHFHEQRHTYGLRCLGIEPTSTFKGISKISDAQILWSRLKNNSHLNSASATYPDATSSRAVVTNNKLEIEMEDEDGNVMSHRVYEDLKKQGLL; this is translated from the coding sequence ATGTCTTTATTAGAAGAAAAGCGGGCGatattggaagaattggagTTGATAGAGGATGCGATCAGTGATAGAATAGCCAGAAATCCTGAAGTATTTTACTCATATATACATGAACTGTCGATTGTCAATTCCGATGAGAAAGTGCTTTCCAATATACCTAACGTTGACATAACGGCCAATAGAGTTTATATGATTAAGAAAAGTAAAAGAAGTAGAAAACAGATTTTACTTCAGCAACATGAAATTTCTAAATTTCTTTcatattatttgaagaatgttaaaaagttgaatgGATATAAGAATGACaatgttgatgaatttaaagatcataatcaaaattttgaactaTTTCGGGATCAAATACAGCGGATAAAAGAGAAATATGCTGAAGAATCTAATTCAGAAGCGTTTGATGCTTCCCTTGAAGCTAGAAAATACCAGTATACTatgttttcaaattccaatcatcaaaaaaaagatatcctATCATTGGAGGGCCAATCCATTGacattaataaaaaattcagTTGGGAAGAGCACTACGGCGAGTATTTGCATTTGGACCAATATCATCaggaatatttgaatattgtGAAAAATGCAAATGTATCCCTGTTACAATTTATTGGGTTTTTGCAGACTTTCTGTGATCACGGTCATCTGAAGAATCCACCCGTTGACAGAAACAGCAAAATATACCATGGATTCCTTGAAAGATTACTTAAATACGTTAACAGCTTTTTTGAGAGCGCTTTCCCATTGATTAATCATGTTCAATTTCAGAAAAGGATAAAGAATAGCTTTGTAGAATACACAAGCACGCCAATTGAAGACAGCAGCAGGGGATGTCTATGTGTTGCATGTGGGAAATGGTTCAAAGCTATCACCGTATACACTTCTCATTTACAAGGTAGGAAACATTTGAATAACCTTAAATGTAGAAGGCGCTCATTGATGGTCGAATACACTCTACAAAACCTCTTTACTTGCTTGAATAAGGAACTAGTTTCTACAAAATCATTTGTAGAACGGAAATACGCATTTACAGTAGAAGAACGAATACAAGAATTAGCCAAGCTAAGAGATGCGTACAATGCTAACGCTTATGGTGATCATGAAAGGGAAGATTCTCAGGAAGATCTTAGCGTCTCGTCTTCTAAGGAAACCCCGCCAGATGACAACAATCCACTAAACCTGCCATTAGGTCCAGACGGATATCCGATTCCATATTGGCTGTATAAATTGCAAGGTCTAGATATAGAATACACATGTGAAATCTGCGGGAATCATCTATACAAAGGCCGCCGTGTGTTTGAGCGACATTTTCACGAACAGCGCCATACCTACGGATTACGCTGTCTGGGAATTGAACCAACATCAACCTTCAAAGGTATCTCCAAGATTTCAGACGCCCAGATATTATGGAGTAGACTAAAAAACAATAGTCATCTCAATTCTGCATCCGCGACGTATCCTGATGCAACCTCTAGTCGAGCTGTAGTTACAAACAACAAGCTTGAGATTGAAatggaagatgaagacgGTAACGTAATGTCCCATCGCGTATATGAAGACCTGAAGAAACAAGGCCTTTTGTAG
- the SLM3 gene encoding tRNA-5-taurinomethyluridine 2-sulfurtransferase (similar to Ashbya gossypii AEL087C), with translation MYSKFLELCSRRFLDGYRVQCSPSKFDNIIVAMSSGVDSSVCAALYAGFPNVSGIYMQNWSEQSEPISSNANNEPCYEKDWKDVKRVASHLNIPVERANFEKDYWLDVFEPMLQEYERGYTPNPDIGCNKFLKFGKLRTYLNQKYGCGNYWLVTGHYARVQIHKTTEENHLLRGYYSAKDQSYYLSQVDPAVLDSLLMPIGHLTKPEVRQWADKAGLPTASKPDSQGICFVNNSQKRFHDFLNEYLPIKRGHFISVDVLTGEKRVWGEHKGLWTYTIGQKVGLPMPQGDPRYKGAWYVSEKHMDTNDIVIVRGTDNESLYKQNVTVSNFTTIGVIKTIIHDMKDAIAKGLLYMQFRSLQDPIRVVSCKWEDRHKLTLLLSAKQRAMAPGQYCCIYLQDRVLGSGIISSTF, from the coding sequence ATGTATTCTAAATTCCTTGAGCTATGTTCAAGGAGGTTTTTAGACGGCTACCGCGTACAATGTTCTCCTTCCAAATTCGACAATATAATAGTGGCAATGTCTAGTGGTGTTGATTCATCCGTGTGTGCTGCATTATATGCCGGCTTCCCAAATGTGAGTGGAATATACATGCAAAATTGGTCTGAACAATCTGAGCCTATCTCAAGTAATGCTAATAATGAGCCATGTTATGAAAAAGACTGGAAAGATGTTAAACGGGTTGCTTCACATTTAAACATACCCGTTGAAAGGGCGAACTTTGAGAAAGATTATTGGCTGGATGTATTCGAACCTATGCTGCAAGAATATGAACGCGGTTATACGCCCAACCCAGATATTGGGTGTAataagtttttgaaatttggAAAGCTTAGAACTTACCTGAATCAAAAGTATGGTTGTGGGAATTACTGGCTTGTCACCGGACATTACGCCCGCGTTCAAATCCACAAGACTACAGAAGAGAATCATCTCCTCAGGGGATATTACAGTGCTAAAGACCAGAGCTATTATCTTTCCCAAGTAGATCCAGCGGTGCTTGATAGCTTACTTATGCCAATAGGACATTTAACAAAACCAGAAGTACGACAATGGGCAGATAAAGCTGGCCTACCAACAGCGAGCAAACCCGATTCACAGGGTATTTGCTTTGTAAACAACTCTCAAAAAAGATTCCACGACTTCTTAAATGAATATTTACCCATTAAAAGAGGTCACTTTATTAGTGTCGATGTTTTGACAGGAGAAAAAAGGGTATGGGGGGAACATAAAGGACTTTGGACTTACACAATTGGTCAAAAAGTGGGATTGCCTATGCCTCAAGGTGACCCAAGATATAAAGGTGCATGGTATGTAAGTGAAAAGCACATGGATACAAACGACATTGTAATCGTACGAGGTACAGACAACGAATCTCTCTATAAGCAAAACGTCACTGTCTCAAATTTTACTACTATTGGCGTGATAAAGACGATTATTCATGATATGAAAGATGCAATTGCGAAAGGACTTTTATATATGCAATTCAGATCATTGCAAGATCCTATTCGAGTAGTTTCTTGCAAATGGGAGGACCGTCATAAGTTGACATTACTACTTTCAGCGAAGCAACGCGCCATGGCGCCGGGCCAATACTGTTGTATATACCTCCAAGACAGAGTACTTGGGAGTGGCATCATCTCTTCTACATTTTAG